The following coding sequences lie in one Kitasatospora azatica KCTC 9699 genomic window:
- a CDS encoding GntR family transcriptional regulator — protein MGTAQLTAVPEPKYWHLRTVLLRAIDSEFSTGQVIPNERELAARFGVARATLRQALDQLEMEGRLVRRRGIGTLVAAPRVGVPVSRREEGWPGGSREQVWQTVDCVIAPATEQLAKALGVPAGETVYTVRRVRVAQGQTVATESLHVPDSALARLPAIRLSGAAAEGEEPGREEQGRTVLRRLERLTVDGESRSVELGVAEADEAQLLQRPPGTPVLVVTTQYASGGRLAALAVATYRADTCRLTFGETGLVEVTPVAASARTAS, from the coding sequence GTGGGGACAGCTCAGCTCACGGCGGTACCGGAGCCGAAGTACTGGCACCTGCGCACGGTCCTGCTGCGCGCCATCGACTCGGAGTTCTCCACCGGCCAGGTGATCCCGAACGAGCGCGAGCTCGCCGCCCGCTTCGGCGTGGCCCGGGCGACCCTGCGCCAGGCCCTCGACCAGCTGGAGATGGAGGGCCGTCTGGTCCGCCGCCGTGGCATCGGCACCCTGGTGGCCGCGCCTCGGGTCGGCGTCCCGGTCAGCCGGCGCGAGGAGGGCTGGCCCGGCGGCAGCCGCGAGCAGGTCTGGCAGACCGTCGACTGCGTGATCGCCCCGGCCACCGAGCAGCTGGCCAAGGCGCTCGGCGTGCCGGCCGGCGAGACCGTCTACACGGTCCGCCGGGTGCGCGTCGCGCAGGGGCAGACGGTCGCCACCGAGTCGCTGCACGTGCCGGACTCCGCGCTGGCCCGACTGCCCGCGATCCGGCTGTCCGGCGCGGCGGCCGAGGGCGAGGAGCCGGGTCGTGAGGAGCAGGGCCGCACGGTGCTGCGCCGGCTGGAGCGGCTCACCGTGGACGGCGAGTCGCGATCGGTGGAGCTCGGCGTCGCCGAGGCGGACGAGGCGCAGCTGTTGCAGCGCCCGCCGGGCACCCCGGTGCTGGTGGTCACCACCCAGTACGCCTCGGGCGGTCGGCTGGCGGCGCTCGCCGTGGCGACCTACCGCGCCGACACCTGCCGGCTGACCTTCGGCGAGACCGGCCTGGTGGAGGTCACCCCGGTCGCGGCCTCGGCACGCACCGCCTCCTGA
- a CDS encoding multinuclear nonheme iron-dependent oxidase: MTRLGVGLTHAPGLDRVMAACGDLLEVVEIEPQTLWRTRTDGEIDVDEEALRRLADLPGARLLHGIGNPVGGCLQPDGEQLDRFAQLAERLGTPWVSEHLAFNRVRPPGQGGGAEFRTGFMLPPRQTASGVRHSVSSVRTMMDRLPVPLAVEIGTNYLRPRPDELPDGEFVARVAEGAGCGLLLDLHNVLANERNGRGGVEQLLADLPLDRVWEVHLAGGLEHRGYWLDAHSGLPDQELLDLAARVLPRLPALRAVLFEVVGPAVTQLEAAEVRDLLVRVREMWPQHPAADLPRPWRSPLPAQAGPDPVSPQEGSPRECSPQECSPQEWEHTLGSLVIGRSPDSPLARELAADPALPLLRELVSEFRAGALVGTLVHTLRLLLLTLGTEGVRELLDGYTRAQPPPLFATQEAFAFADHLRRARPAVEWLSDVLELDLGLIRVQLDGEPQTVELDTEPTALLAALGAGRLPVGAPRGPHRVRLVDDRAPERSSA; the protein is encoded by the coding sequence ATGACCCGGCTCGGCGTCGGGCTCACCCACGCGCCCGGACTGGACCGGGTCATGGCAGCGTGCGGCGATCTGCTGGAGGTCGTCGAGATCGAGCCGCAGACCCTGTGGCGGACCCGGACCGATGGCGAAATCGACGTCGACGAGGAGGCGCTGCGTCGACTGGCCGATCTGCCTGGAGCCCGCCTCCTGCACGGGATCGGCAACCCGGTCGGAGGGTGCCTGCAGCCGGACGGCGAGCAGCTCGACCGCTTCGCCCAGCTCGCCGAGCGGCTCGGCACGCCCTGGGTGAGCGAGCACCTGGCGTTCAACCGGGTACGGCCGCCGGGCCAGGGCGGCGGCGCCGAGTTCCGCACGGGTTTCATGCTGCCGCCGCGCCAGACTGCCTCCGGTGTCCGGCACAGTGTCAGCTCCGTGCGGACGATGATGGACCGGCTGCCCGTGCCGCTCGCGGTCGAGATTGGCACCAACTACCTGCGGCCGCGCCCCGACGAACTGCCTGACGGAGAGTTCGTCGCGCGCGTGGCCGAGGGCGCCGGGTGCGGTCTGCTGCTGGACCTTCACAACGTGCTGGCCAACGAGCGCAACGGCCGCGGCGGGGTTGAGCAGCTACTCGCCGACCTGCCGCTGGACCGGGTCTGGGAGGTGCACCTGGCCGGCGGCCTCGAACACCGGGGCTACTGGCTGGACGCACACAGCGGACTGCCGGACCAGGAGTTGCTCGATCTCGCCGCGCGGGTGCTTCCCCGCCTGCCGGCGCTGCGCGCGGTGCTCTTCGAGGTGGTGGGCCCAGCCGTCACACAGCTGGAGGCGGCAGAGGTCCGCGACCTGCTGGTCCGGGTACGGGAGATGTGGCCCCAGCACCCGGCTGCCGACCTGCCCCGACCGTGGCGGTCGCCGCTGCCAGCGCAGGCGGGCCCGGACCCGGTGTCGCCACAGGAGGGGTCGCCACGGGAGTGCTCGCCTCAGGAGTGCTCGCCACAGGAATGGGAGCACACGCTCGGCAGCCTGGTGATCGGGCGGAGCCCGGACAGCCCGCTCGCCCGGGAGTTGGCAGCCGACCCCGCGCTGCCGCTGCTGCGCGAGTTGGTCAGCGAGTTCCGGGCCGGCGCCTTGGTCGGCACCCTGGTGCACACTCTTCGCCTGCTGCTCCTCACCCTCGGCACCGAGGGCGTACGCGAGCTGCTGGACGGTTACACACGAGCCCAGCCGCCGCCGCTCTTCGCCACTCAGGAGGCGTTCGCCTTCGCCGACCACCTGCGCCGCGCCCGCCCGGCCGTCGAGTGGTTGAGCGACGTGCTCGAACTCGACCTCGGTCTCATCCGGGTGCAGCTCGACGGGGAGCCGCAGACGGTCGAGCTCGACACCGAGCCGACCGCCCTGCTGGCTGCCCTCGGCGCCGGCCGCCTCCCGGTCGGCGCACCGCGCGGCCCACACCGGGTCCGGCTGGTCGACGACCGCGCGCCGGAGCGCAGCAGCGCCTGA
- a CDS encoding GNAT family N-acetyltransferase, with translation MTDLIIRPAVVEEIPALLAFWARAAEGTSITDDPAGVARLLERDPEALIVAERTGAVVGTVIAGWDGWRASLYRLAVDPEHRRQGIGAALLAAAEERFTALGGRRADAMVLERNELGRRTWQAAGYTREDHWRRWVKPLTD, from the coding sequence ATGACTGATCTGATCATCCGACCGGCTGTCGTCGAGGAGATCCCCGCCCTGCTGGCCTTCTGGGCCCGGGCGGCCGAGGGCACCAGCATCACCGACGACCCGGCCGGTGTGGCCCGCCTGCTGGAGCGCGACCCCGAGGCGCTGATCGTCGCCGAGCGCACGGGTGCGGTGGTCGGGACGGTGATCGCCGGCTGGGACGGCTGGCGCGCCTCCCTCTACCGCCTCGCGGTCGACCCCGAGCACCGCCGCCAGGGCATCGGCGCGGCCCTGCTGGCGGCGGCCGAGGAACGGTTCACCGCCCTCGGCGGCCGCCGCGCCGACGCCATGGTGCTGGAACGCAACGAGCTCGGTCGGCGCACCTGGCAGGCCGCCGGCTACACCCGTGAGGACCACTGGCGCCGGTGGGTCAAGCCGCTGACGGACTGA
- a CDS encoding exodeoxyribonuclease III translates to MTYVVTSVNVNGIRAAAKKGFVEWLANTEADVLCLQEVRAEVDQLPREILELDGWHAFWAPAAAKGRAGVAILSRIEPQRSKIGFDSDEFDNSGRYLEIDLPGLTVASLYLPSGEVGTERQDEKERFMAEFLTHLTELRTRAAADGREVVVCGDWNIAHQEADLKNWKANQKAAGFLPEERAWLTQVLDEAGYVDIVRRHHPDQPGPYTWWSYRGRAFDNDSGWRIDYLMTSQKLADACVSACVEKAPSHDARWSDHAPVTAAFDLDQLL, encoded by the coding sequence GTGACGTACGTGGTGACGAGTGTGAACGTGAACGGAATTCGGGCCGCCGCGAAGAAGGGGTTCGTGGAGTGGCTCGCGAACACCGAGGCGGATGTCCTGTGCCTTCAGGAGGTCCGCGCGGAGGTCGACCAACTGCCGCGCGAGATCCTTGAGTTGGACGGTTGGCACGCATTCTGGGCGCCGGCCGCCGCCAAGGGCCGGGCCGGCGTGGCGATCCTCTCCCGGATCGAGCCGCAGCGCAGCAAGATCGGGTTCGATTCGGATGAATTCGACAATTCGGGCAGATATCTTGAAATCGACCTCCCGGGCCTGACCGTCGCCAGCCTCTACCTGCCCTCCGGTGAAGTCGGCACCGAGCGCCAGGACGAGAAGGAACGCTTCATGGCCGAGTTCCTCACCCACCTCACCGAGCTGCGCACCCGCGCCGCCGCCGACGGCCGCGAGGTCGTGGTCTGCGGCGACTGGAACATCGCGCACCAGGAGGCGGACCTGAAGAACTGGAAGGCCAACCAGAAGGCCGCCGGCTTCCTCCCCGAGGAACGCGCCTGGCTCACCCAGGTCCTCGACGAGGCCGGCTACGTCGACATCGTCCGCCGCCACCACCCCGACCAGCCCGGCCCCTACACCTGGTGGTCCTACCGCGGCCGCGCCTTCGACAACGACTCCGGCTGGCGGATCGACTACCTGATGACCAGTCAGAAACTCGCGGACGCTTGCGTCTCAGCGTGCGTCGAAAAGGCCCCTTCTCACGACGCACGCTGGTCAGACCACGCACCAGTGACCGCCGCCTTCGACCTCGACCAACTCCTGTAG
- a CDS encoding ROK family protein, translated as MADRLTGGDSSLLRRINAAVTLRALRDGQAVTLTQLVGDTGLSRPTVEGVIEGLVESGLVAEVEQTQDGGRQRGRPARWFRFRAEAGHILGVEIGVHVVRVVLADLAGDQVGSYAREVDETLDAEERLGAVRTAVAELLRKAGVSRDSLWAVGVGSPGIVDKDGSVRLGTAMPGWTGLDLGARLRRSFRCPVLIENDANLAAIAEHWQGVAVGMGDVVFVLAGLSPGAGSLINGRLHRGFGGAAGEIGALHLLGQEATPERLLSTTGKPLDPLDEAAVARVLTLAREGDEVAKVAMDRFLRRLVHDVAALVLAIDPQLVVVGGWAAGLDDVLDPLREQLAQYCLRAPEVALSSLGEDVVALGALRLALDQVEEQLFAVDQPVSRG; from the coding sequence TTGGCGGATCGGCTCACCGGAGGAGACTCCTCGCTGCTGCGTCGGATCAACGCCGCCGTCACCCTGCGCGCGCTGCGCGACGGGCAGGCCGTGACCCTGACCCAGCTGGTCGGCGACACCGGGCTGTCCCGTCCGACCGTCGAGGGCGTGATCGAGGGCCTGGTCGAGTCCGGCCTGGTCGCCGAGGTCGAGCAGACCCAGGACGGCGGCCGCCAGCGCGGTCGCCCGGCCCGCTGGTTCCGGTTCCGCGCCGAGGCCGGGCACATCCTGGGCGTCGAGATCGGCGTGCACGTGGTCCGGGTGGTGCTCGCCGACCTGGCCGGCGATCAGGTGGGCAGCTACGCCCGCGAGGTGGACGAGACGCTGGACGCCGAGGAGCGGCTGGGCGCGGTGCGCACCGCCGTCGCCGAACTGCTGCGCAAGGCCGGGGTCTCCCGGGACAGCCTCTGGGCGGTCGGCGTCGGCAGCCCCGGGATCGTGGACAAGGACGGCTCGGTGCGCCTGGGCACCGCGATGCCCGGCTGGACCGGCCTCGACCTGGGCGCCCGGCTGCGCCGCTCGTTCCGCTGTCCGGTGCTGATCGAGAACGACGCCAACCTGGCCGCGATCGCCGAACACTGGCAGGGCGTCGCGGTCGGCATGGGCGATGTGGTCTTCGTCCTGGCCGGGCTGAGCCCCGGCGCCGGTTCGCTGATCAACGGCCGGCTGCACCGAGGCTTCGGCGGCGCTGCCGGCGAGATCGGCGCACTGCACCTGCTCGGCCAGGAGGCCACGCCCGAGCGGCTGCTCTCCACCACCGGCAAGCCGCTCGACCCGCTGGACGAGGCCGCCGTGGCCCGGGTGCTGACGCTGGCTCGGGAGGGCGACGAGGTCGCCAAGGTGGCGATGGACCGCTTCCTGCGCCGCCTGGTGCACGATGTCGCGGCCCTGGTGCTGGCCATCGACCCGCAGCTGGTGGTGGTCGGCGGCTGGGCGGCCGGCCTGGACGACGTGCTGGACCCGCTGCGCGAGCAGCTGGCCCAGTACTGCCTGCGGGCCCCCGAGGTGGCGCTCTCCTCGCTGGGCGAGGACGTGGTGGCGCTGGGCGCGCTGCGGCTGGCGCTGGATCAGGTGGAGGAGCAGCTCTTCGCGGTGGACCAGCCGGTCTCCCGGGGGTGA
- a CDS encoding malonate decarboxylase holo-ACP synthase: MSTTAARPGQRSTHDPAPAARLPRARVVGPVTATRSLTPTAHDLLLLHHLSALRHTPGHHGQQPSLPAWAHDHLRARPWVAVSRSPILVGRSTTPTQPGRRTPNTVPASEQWIPVTIHGPQRHQELSAFAPRSTIARVMRPEDLLHRLGLLPATRTTRIPALHVLPSVDEIMTRQGLSWGPTGEVAYELASGAPVTRPTSHLQVLLRAPQPLGRNETAQLRQCLRQLPAQIDAEFETRHGAASLTEYAASTRILTLHTENGPRTVTDPWHPDIRAQ; the protein is encoded by the coding sequence GTGAGCACCACGGCAGCCCGACCCGGCCAACGATCCACCCACGACCCCGCACCCGCCGCGCGGCTGCCACGCGCTCGCGTCGTCGGCCCGGTAACCGCGACCCGCTCACTGACACCCACCGCCCACGACCTCCTCCTCCTTCACCACCTCAGCGCCCTGCGCCACACCCCCGGCCACCACGGACAGCAGCCCTCACTGCCCGCCTGGGCTCACGATCACCTGCGCGCCCGCCCCTGGGTCGCCGTCAGCCGATCCCCCATCCTGGTCGGCCGCTCCACCACCCCGACCCAGCCGGGCCGCCGCACTCCCAACACCGTCCCGGCATCAGAACAGTGGATCCCCGTCACCATCCACGGACCCCAGCGCCACCAAGAGCTCTCCGCCTTCGCCCCGCGCTCCACCATCGCCCGCGTAATGCGCCCCGAAGACCTCCTCCACCGCCTCGGCCTCCTGCCCGCCACACGCACCACCCGGATCCCCGCCCTGCACGTCCTCCCCTCCGTCGACGAGATCATGACCCGCCAAGGCCTGTCCTGGGGCCCAACCGGCGAAGTCGCCTACGAGCTGGCCTCCGGTGCCCCGGTCACCCGCCCCACCAGCCATCTGCAAGTGCTGCTGCGCGCCCCACAGCCACTCGGCCGCAACGAAACCGCCCAGCTACGCCAATGCCTGCGCCAGCTCCCGGCCCAGATCGATGCCGAATTCGAGACCCGCCACGGCGCCGCCTCCCTCACCGAATACGCCGCCTCCACCCGCATACTCACCCTCCACACCGAAAACGGGCCCCGCACGGTCACCGACCCCTGGCACCCCGATATCCGCGCGCAATGA
- a CDS encoding zinc ribbon domain-containing protein YjdM — MSENLPPCPKCSSEYTYEMNALMVCPECGNEWVSAEGTADDASSSGERVVKDAVGNVLSDGDTVTVVKALKVKGSPSGIKAGTKVRNIRLIDGVDGHDIDCRIEGFGAMQLKSSVVKKA, encoded by the coding sequence ATGAGCGAGAACCTGCCCCCGTGCCCGAAGTGCTCCAGCGAGTACACCTATGAGATGAACGCTCTGATGGTCTGCCCGGAGTGCGGCAACGAATGGGTTTCCGCCGAGGGCACCGCCGATGACGCGAGTTCCTCGGGAGAACGGGTGGTCAAGGACGCTGTCGGCAATGTGCTGAGCGACGGCGACACCGTGACCGTCGTCAAGGCCCTCAAGGTCAAGGGCAGCCCCTCCGGAATCAAGGCCGGTACCAAGGTCCGCAACATCCGTCTCATCGACGGCGTCGACGGCCACGACATCGACTGCCGCATCGAGGGCTTCGGCGCCATGCAGCTCAAGTCCAGCGTAGTCAAGAAGGCCTGA
- a CDS encoding adenosylmethionine--8-amino-7-oxononanoate transaminase: protein MLHASNPQSLLALDRAHVWHPYGPMPGTVPSYLVESASGVRLRMAEPVGGHRELIDGMSSWWAAVHGYNHPVLNEAVREQLGRMSHVMFGGLTHEPAIRLASTLVEITPEPLQHVFLADSGSVGVEVAMKMCLQYWQSIGRPAKQRLLTWRGGYHGDTFHPMSVCDPEGGMHQLWGGVLPRQLFVAEPPAGFDAEVDPAYAAELAEAIERNADELAAVIVEPVVQGAGGMRFHSPGYLRLLRELCDRHGVLLIFDEIATGFGRSGALFAADHAGVSPDVLCLGKALTGGYLTMAATLCTSEVADGISRGEMPVLAHGPTFMGNPLAAAVANASIDLLLRQDWQTEVKRIETGLRAGLAGAVDLPGVADVRVLGAIGVVQLDRPVNVRAATEAAAREGVWLRPFRDLIYTMPPYVTGDDDLARIGAAVAAAAAATAEVTAAEVGA, encoded by the coding sequence ATGCTCCACGCATCGAACCCGCAGTCCCTGCTCGCGCTGGACCGGGCGCACGTCTGGCACCCCTACGGGCCGATGCCCGGCACGGTGCCCTCGTACCTGGTCGAGTCGGCCTCCGGGGTCCGCCTGCGGATGGCCGAACCGGTCGGCGGGCACCGCGAGTTGATCGACGGCATGTCCTCCTGGTGGGCGGCCGTGCACGGCTACAACCACCCGGTGCTCAACGAGGCGGTGCGCGAGCAGCTGGGCCGGATGAGCCATGTGATGTTCGGCGGGCTCACCCATGAGCCCGCCATCCGGCTCGCCTCGACCTTGGTGGAGATCACCCCGGAACCGCTGCAGCACGTGTTCCTGGCCGACTCCGGATCGGTCGGGGTCGAGGTCGCGATGAAGATGTGCCTGCAGTACTGGCAGTCGATCGGGCGGCCCGCCAAGCAGCGGCTGCTGACCTGGCGCGGCGGCTACCACGGCGACACCTTCCACCCGATGTCGGTCTGCGACCCGGAGGGCGGGATGCACCAGCTCTGGGGCGGGGTGCTGCCGCGTCAGCTCTTCGTCGCCGAGCCGCCGGCCGGCTTCGACGCCGAGGTCGACCCGGCGTACGCTGCCGAGCTGGCCGAGGCGATCGAGCGGAACGCCGACGAGCTGGCCGCCGTGATCGTGGAGCCCGTGGTCCAGGGCGCGGGCGGTATGCGCTTCCACTCCCCCGGGTACCTGCGGCTGCTGCGCGAGCTGTGCGACCGGCACGGCGTGCTGCTGATCTTCGACGAGATCGCCACCGGCTTCGGCCGCTCCGGCGCGCTCTTCGCCGCCGACCACGCCGGGGTCTCGCCGGATGTGCTCTGCCTGGGCAAGGCGCTGACCGGCGGTTACCTGACCATGGCCGCCACGCTCTGCACCAGCGAGGTGGCGGACGGGATCAGCCGCGGCGAGATGCCGGTGCTGGCGCACGGGCCGACCTTCATGGGCAACCCGCTGGCCGCCGCCGTCGCCAACGCCTCGATCGACCTGCTGCTGCGCCAGGACTGGCAGACCGAGGTCAAGCGGATCGAGACCGGTCTGCGGGCCGGACTCGCCGGGGCCGTCGACCTCCCGGGCGTGGCCGATGTGCGGGTGCTCGGCGCGATCGGCGTGGTCCAGCTGGACCGCCCGGTGAACGTACGGGCGGCCACCGAGGCCGCCGCCCGCGAGGGTGTCTGGCTGCGCCCGTTCCGGGACCTGATCTACACGATGCCGCCGTATGTCACCGGGGACGACGACCTGGCCCGGATCGGCGCGGCGGTCGCGGCGGCGGCAGCGGCGACTGCGGAGGTCACGGCGGCGGAGGTGGGCGCATGA
- the bioD gene encoding dethiobiotin synthase — MSRLLFVTGTGTEVGKTAVTAAIAALAVRAGRSVAVLKPGQTGVAPGEPGDAQEVGRLAGAGVTLRELARYPEPLAPDTAARRSGLPALTLDQVVSGVNALTPHHDLTLVEGAGGLLVRYNEDGLTLADMAQALDAEVLTVVTAGLGSLNTTSLNAEALRARGLRSAGIVIGSWPGDPDLAMRCNLADLPKDAGAPLLGALPAGATAQAAGFADRAAAALAPALGGHWDAAAFAEEFTAEFTAEFAAR; from the coding sequence ATGAGTCGTTTGCTCTTCGTCACCGGCACCGGCACCGAGGTCGGCAAGACCGCGGTCACGGCGGCGATCGCCGCGCTCGCGGTGCGGGCCGGACGGTCGGTGGCCGTGCTCAAGCCCGGGCAGACCGGCGTGGCGCCCGGCGAGCCGGGTGACGCGCAGGAGGTCGGACGACTGGCCGGCGCGGGCGTGACGCTGCGCGAGCTGGCACGGTATCCGGAGCCGCTGGCGCCGGACACCGCCGCCCGGCGGTCGGGGCTTCCCGCACTGACGCTTGATCAGGTCGTGTCCGGCGTCAATGCTTTGACGCCTCATCATGACCTGACCCTGGTCGAAGGTGCGGGCGGCCTGCTGGTCCGCTACAACGAGGACGGGCTGACCCTGGCCGACATGGCACAGGCCCTGGACGCCGAGGTGCTGACCGTGGTGACGGCCGGTCTCGGCAGCCTCAACACCACCTCGCTCAACGCGGAGGCACTGCGCGCCCGCGGGCTGCGCAGCGCCGGCATCGTGATCGGCAGCTGGCCCGGCGACCCGGACCTCGCGATGCGCTGCAACCTCGCCGACCTCCCCAAGGACGCCGGCGCCCCGCTGCTCGGCGCCCTCCCCGCCGGGGCGACGGCGCAGGCAGCGGGCTTCGCCGACCGTGCGGCGGCGGCGCTGGCCCCGGCCCTCGGCGGGCACTGGGACGCGGCGGCCTTCGCCGAGGAGTTCACGGCAGAGTTCACGGCGGAGTTCGCGGCGCGGTAG
- the bioB gene encoding biotin synthase BioB: MDLLDTLTAKGLNRELPTREEALAVLATTDDDLLDVVAAAGRVRRQWFGRRVKLNYLVNLKSGLCPEDCNYCSQRLGSKAEILKYTWLKPDQAAEAAVAGVAGGAKRVCLVASGRGPTDRDIERVADTITAIKDQEPGVEICACLGLLSDNQAERLAAVGVDAYNHNLNTSESTYGDITTTHTYADRVDTVQKAHGAGLSACSGLIAGMGETDEDLVDVVFALRELGSDSVPVNFLIPFEGTPLAKEWNLTPQRCLRILAMVRFVCPDVEVRIAGGREVHLRSMQPLGLHIANSIFLGDYLTSEGQAGQADLDMIKDAGFEVEGQGEMTLPRHRSEVPAAGGCGSHGEASACGGEAPAAAAGCGGHAGGGCGPCGDGPAAAPETGNDELRSDLVKVRRRGAGTELAPNA; this comes from the coding sequence ATGGATCTGCTCGACACTCTCACTGCCAAGGGCCTGAACCGCGAGCTCCCCACCAGGGAGGAAGCACTGGCCGTCCTGGCCACCACCGACGACGACCTGCTCGACGTGGTCGCGGCCGCCGGGCGGGTGCGCCGGCAGTGGTTCGGCCGCCGGGTCAAGCTCAACTACCTGGTCAACCTCAAGAGCGGGCTCTGCCCGGAGGACTGCAACTACTGTTCGCAGCGGCTCGGGTCCAAGGCGGAGATCCTCAAGTACACCTGGCTGAAGCCGGATCAGGCGGCCGAGGCGGCCGTCGCCGGTGTCGCGGGCGGCGCCAAGCGGGTCTGCCTGGTGGCCAGCGGGCGCGGTCCGACGGACCGTGACATCGAGCGGGTCGCCGACACCATCACCGCGATCAAGGACCAGGAGCCGGGCGTCGAGATCTGCGCCTGTCTGGGCCTGCTCTCCGACAACCAGGCCGAGCGGCTGGCCGCGGTCGGCGTCGACGCCTACAACCACAACCTGAACACCTCCGAGTCCACCTACGGGGACATCACCACCACCCACACCTACGCGGACCGGGTGGACACCGTGCAGAAGGCGCACGGCGCGGGCCTGTCGGCCTGCTCGGGCCTGATCGCCGGCATGGGCGAAACCGACGAGGACCTGGTGGACGTGGTCTTCGCGCTGCGCGAGCTGGGCTCGGACTCGGTGCCGGTGAACTTCCTGATCCCGTTCGAGGGCACCCCGCTGGCCAAGGAGTGGAACCTCACCCCGCAGCGCTGCCTGCGGATCCTGGCGATGGTCCGGTTCGTCTGCCCCGACGTCGAGGTGCGGATCGCCGGCGGCCGTGAGGTGCACCTGCGCAGCATGCAGCCGCTCGGCCTGCACATCGCCAACTCGATCTTCCTGGGCGACTACCTGACCAGCGAGGGCCAGGCCGGGCAGGCCGACCTCGACATGATCAAGGACGCGGGCTTCGAGGTCGAGGGCCAGGGCGAGATGACACTGCCCCGCCACCGCTCGGAGGTGCCGGCGGCCGGCGGCTGCGGCTCCCACGGCGAGGCCTCGGCCTGCGGCGGGGAGGCGCCGGCTGCTGCTGCGGGCTGCGGCGGGCACGCGGGCGGCGGTTGCGGCCCGTGCGGGGACGGCCCGGCGGCCGCTCCGGAGACGGGCAACGACGAGCTCCGCTCCGACCTGGTGAAGGTGCGCCGTCGCGGCGCCGGTACCGAGCTGGCCCCGAACGCCTGA
- a CDS encoding class I SAM-dependent methyltransferase produces MPEVRLQMAEDAIALWETTESARGEIGLPPPFWAFAWAGGVAVARYVLDHPELVAGRTVLDLAAGSGLVGIAAALRGASAVRAAEIDAYAVAAIGINAVANGVRVDAAFEDLLDGDGGPAEVVLAGDVFYERAMAARFLPFLERAQARGARVIVGDPGRAYLPRERFTALAAYEVPVVADLEDTALKTTTVWELGRPED; encoded by the coding sequence GTGCCCGAGGTCCGCCTGCAGATGGCCGAGGACGCCATCGCGCTGTGGGAGACGACGGAGTCGGCGCGCGGCGAGATCGGGCTGCCGCCGCCGTTCTGGGCCTTCGCCTGGGCCGGCGGGGTGGCGGTCGCCCGGTACGTGCTCGACCATCCCGAACTGGTGGCGGGGCGGACCGTGCTGGACCTGGCGGCAGGCTCCGGACTGGTCGGGATCGCGGCTGCGCTGCGTGGTGCGAGCGCGGTGCGGGCCGCCGAGATCGACGCCTACGCGGTGGCGGCAATCGGCATCAACGCCGTGGCGAACGGCGTCCGGGTGGACGCGGCGTTCGAGGACCTGCTCGACGGTGACGGCGGTCCGGCCGAGGTGGTGCTCGCGGGGGACGTGTTCTACGAGCGGGCGATGGCCGCGCGGTTCCTGCCGTTCCTGGAGCGGGCGCAGGCCAGGGGAGCGCGAGTGATCGTCGGCGACCCGGGACGGGCGTACCTGCCGCGGGAGCGGTTCACGGCGCTGGCCGCGTACGAAGTGCCGGTGGTGGCCGACCTGGAGGACACCGCCCTCAAGACCACCACGGTCTGGGAGCTGGGTCGTCCCGAGGATTGA